The Mycolicibacterium boenickei genome has a segment encoding these proteins:
- a CDS encoding alpha-1,4-glucan--maltose-1-phosphate maltosyltransferase: protein MAGRIGIDDVAPVVFGGQFPAKAVVGEVVPVRATVWREGHDAVAATLVVRYLGTDYPRLATGPGTAAVPVPITEVVRPAQRIKPQALPMSTGHTPDVFHGQFTPDSVGLWTYRVDGWGDPIATWRHAVEAKLGAGQSEAELSNDLLVGARLLERAAAGVPRKLRDPLIEAAAALRTPGDPFLRAGTALSGEVTELLDQYPLRELVTRGEQYGVWVDRPLARFSSWYEMFPRSTGGWDKTGHPVHGTFATAAEQLPRIARMGFNIVYLPPIHPIGKVHRKGRNNAVTAGPDDVGSPWAIGSDEGGHDAVHPDLGTIDDFDDFVAAARKQGVEVALDLALQCAPDHPWAAAHPEWFTVLPDGTIAYAENPPKKYQDIYPLNFDNDPAGLYHEVLRVVRFWISHGVKVFRVDNPHTKPPNFWVWLIAEVKNEDPDVLFLSEAFTRPARLYGLAKRGFTQSYTYFTWRTNKWELTEFGNEITANADSARPSLWVNTPDILHESLQHGGPGMFAIRAVLAATMSPSWGMYSGFELFEHRPVREGSEEYLDSEKYELRPRDFAAALAEGRSLEPFVTRLNEIRRLHPALRQLRTLTFHHVDNDALLAYSKFDPITGDTVLVVVTLNPFSPEEATLWLNMGALGMESHDRFWVRDEITGEEYQWGQSNYVRIDPAKAVAHVLNMPLVPYEQRLGLLRRE, encoded by the coding sequence GTGGCCGGTCGTATCGGAATCGACGATGTCGCGCCTGTGGTGTTCGGCGGACAGTTCCCGGCAAAAGCCGTCGTCGGCGAAGTCGTGCCGGTACGGGCCACGGTCTGGCGCGAAGGTCATGACGCGGTCGCGGCCACGTTGGTGGTCCGTTACCTCGGCACGGACTACCCCCGGCTGGCCACCGGCCCCGGCACCGCAGCGGTCCCCGTGCCGATCACCGAGGTGGTGCGCCCCGCCCAGCGCATCAAGCCGCAGGCCCTGCCGATGTCCACCGGGCACACCCCCGATGTCTTCCACGGGCAGTTCACCCCCGACAGCGTCGGCCTGTGGACCTACCGGGTCGACGGCTGGGGCGACCCGATCGCCACCTGGCGGCACGCGGTCGAGGCCAAGCTCGGTGCAGGTCAGAGCGAGGCCGAGCTGTCCAACGACCTGCTGGTCGGCGCGCGCCTGCTCGAGCGCGCTGCCGCGGGGGTGCCCCGCAAACTGCGCGATCCCCTGATCGAGGCCGCCGCGGCGCTGCGCACTCCCGGCGACCCGTTCCTGCGTGCCGGGACGGCCCTGTCCGGCGAGGTCACCGAACTGCTCGACCAGTACCCGTTGCGCGAGTTGGTCACCCGCGGTGAGCAATACGGCGTGTGGGTGGATCGGCCGCTGGCCCGGTTCTCCTCCTGGTATGAGATGTTCCCGCGGTCCACGGGTGGCTGGGACAAGACCGGACATCCGGTGCACGGGACATTCGCCACCGCCGCCGAGCAGCTCCCCCGCATCGCCCGCATGGGTTTCAACATCGTCTACCTGCCGCCCATCCATCCGATCGGCAAGGTGCACCGCAAGGGCCGCAACAACGCCGTGACTGCCGGACCCGACGACGTCGGGTCACCATGGGCGATCGGTAGCGACGAGGGCGGCCACGACGCCGTGCACCCCGACCTGGGAACGATCGACGACTTCGATGACTTCGTGGCCGCCGCGCGCAAGCAGGGCGTCGAGGTGGCGCTGGACCTCGCGTTGCAGTGCGCGCCCGACCATCCTTGGGCCGCAGCACATCCGGAGTGGTTCACGGTGCTACCCGACGGCACCATCGCCTACGCGGAGAACCCGCCCAAGAAGTACCAGGACATCTATCCGCTCAACTTCGACAACGATCCGGCCGGCCTCTACCACGAGGTGCTGCGGGTGGTCCGATTCTGGATCTCGCACGGCGTCAAGGTCTTTCGCGTCGACAACCCGCACACCAAACCACCCAACTTCTGGGTCTGGCTGATCGCCGAGGTCAAGAACGAGGACCCGGACGTGCTGTTCCTGTCCGAGGCGTTCACCCGCCCAGCCCGCCTCTACGGCCTGGCCAAACGCGGTTTCACGCAGTCCTACACGTACTTCACCTGGCGGACCAACAAGTGGGAGCTCACCGAATTCGGCAATGAGATCACCGCGAACGCCGACAGCGCGCGGCCCAGCCTGTGGGTCAACACCCCCGACATCCTGCACGAGTCACTGCAGCACGGCGGTCCGGGCATGTTCGCGATCCGCGCGGTACTGGCCGCCACCATGAGCCCGTCGTGGGGCATGTATTCGGGTTTCGAGCTGTTCGAGCACCGGCCCGTCCGGGAAGGCAGCGAGGAGTACCTCGACTCGGAGAAGTACGAGCTACGCCCGCGCGACTTCGCGGCCGCGCTTGCCGAGGGGCGTTCGCTTGAGCCATTCGTGACCCGGCTCAACGAGATCCGGCGGCTACACCCGGCGCTGCGCCAGCTCCGGACCCTGACCTTCCACCACGTGGACAACGACGCACTGCTCGCCTACAGCAAGTTCGACCCGATCACCGGCGACACCGTGCTCGTGGTGGTCACCCTCAACCCGTTCAGCCCGGAGGAAGCCACGCTGTGGTTGAACATGGGCGCACTGGGTATGGAATCACATGACCGGTTCTGGGTACGCGACGAGATCACCGGCGAGGAATACCAGTGGGGACAGTCGAATTACGTCCGGATCGATCCCGCCAAGGCGGTGGCGCACGTATTGAACATGCCGCTCGTACCCTATGAGCAACGACTGGGCTTGCTACGCAGGGAATGA
- a CDS encoding glycosyltransferase family 1 protein encodes MKALRRFTVRAHLPERLAALERLSINLRWSWHKPTQDLFAVIDAELWEQTKGDPVALLGAVSPQRLDELAADDSFLGRLDELAADLDNYLSRPLWYQQQIADGVEMPKGIAYFSMEFGVAEVLPNYSGGLGILAGDHLKSASDLGLPLVAVGLYYRSGYFRQSLTADGWQHETYPSLDPQGLPLRLLTDASGAPVLVTLALPDARELRARVWVAQVGRIPLLLLDSDVPENEHELRGVTDRLYGGDQEHRIRQEILAGIGGVRAIRAFTEIENLPAPEVFHMNEGHAGFLGVERIRELVAAGLDFDTALTVVRSSTVFTTHTPVPAGIDRFPVEMIRRYFGSPPGGPADSRLLPGVPLERVVAFGAEDDPSKFNMAHMGLRLAQRANGVSLLHGRVSRAMFNDLWPGFDRAEVPIGSITNGVHAPTWAAPQWLALGRELIGSEAAEPAVWERLQEVEPGHMWWIRSQLRETLIADVRDRLRRSWLERGASEAELGWIATAFDPSVLTVGFARRVPTYKRLTLMLRDPERLEKLLLDEKRPVQLIVAGKSHPADDGGKALIQQIVRFADRPEVRHRIAFLPDYDMSMARLLYWGCDVWLNNPLRPLEACGTSGMKSALNGGLNLSIRDGWWDEWYDGENGWEIPTADGVEDEARRDDLEAAALYDLLEHAVTPKFYERDEHGVPTRWVEMVRHTLQVLGPKVLASRMVRDYTERYYLPAAQSLRETVEATSGEPFGAARELATYRRRAQEAWPKIQITDVDSYGLPDTPLLGSQLTLTATVQLAGLRPDEVTVQAVLGRVDAGDVILNPVTVPMAHTGSADGGTEVFSTSTPLPVAGPVGYTVRVLPHHRLLTADNELGLVALA; translated from the coding sequence GTGAAAGCCCTCAGAAGGTTCACCGTCCGCGCGCACCTTCCCGAGCGGTTGGCGGCGCTGGAACGGCTGTCGATCAACCTGCGCTGGTCGTGGCACAAGCCGACCCAGGATCTGTTTGCTGTCATCGATGCCGAGCTGTGGGAGCAGACCAAGGGCGATCCGGTGGCGCTGCTGGGGGCGGTCAGCCCGCAGCGGCTCGACGAGCTGGCTGCCGACGATTCGTTCCTGGGCCGTCTCGATGAGCTGGCCGCGGACCTGGACAACTATCTGAGCCGCCCGTTGTGGTACCAGCAGCAAATCGCCGACGGAGTCGAGATGCCGAAGGGCATCGCCTATTTCTCGATGGAGTTCGGTGTCGCCGAGGTGCTGCCCAACTATTCGGGCGGCCTGGGCATCCTGGCCGGCGACCATCTGAAATCCGCATCGGATCTGGGTCTGCCGTTGGTCGCCGTGGGCCTGTACTACCGCTCGGGCTACTTCCGGCAGTCACTGACCGCTGACGGTTGGCAGCATGAGACGTACCCGTCGCTGGACCCGCAGGGGCTGCCGTTGCGGCTGCTCACCGATGCCTCCGGGGCGCCCGTGCTGGTGACGCTGGCGCTGCCCGATGCCCGCGAGCTGCGGGCCCGGGTGTGGGTCGCGCAGGTGGGCCGGATTCCGCTGCTTCTCCTCGATTCCGACGTCCCGGAGAACGAGCACGAACTCCGCGGTGTCACCGACCGGCTGTACGGCGGCGATCAGGAGCACCGCATCCGGCAGGAGATCCTGGCCGGTATCGGCGGAGTGCGCGCGATCCGGGCGTTCACCGAGATCGAGAATCTGCCTGCCCCCGAGGTGTTCCACATGAACGAGGGCCACGCCGGCTTCCTCGGCGTGGAGCGGATCCGCGAATTGGTCGCCGCCGGGCTGGACTTCGACACCGCGCTGACCGTCGTGCGGTCGTCGACGGTGTTCACCACCCACACCCCGGTCCCGGCCGGTATCGACCGGTTCCCGGTCGAGATGATCAGGCGTTACTTCGGAAGCCCACCCGGGGGCCCCGCCGATTCCCGGTTGCTGCCCGGTGTGCCGCTCGAGCGGGTGGTCGCGTTCGGTGCCGAGGACGATCCGTCGAAGTTCAACATGGCGCACATGGGTCTGCGGCTGGCGCAGCGGGCCAACGGCGTGTCCTTGCTGCACGGCAGGGTCAGCCGGGCCATGTTCAACGACCTGTGGCCCGGATTCGACCGGGCCGAGGTGCCGATCGGATCGATCACCAACGGCGTGCACGCCCCGACCTGGGCGGCCCCTCAGTGGTTGGCCCTGGGGCGGGAACTGATCGGTTCCGAGGCCGCCGAGCCGGCGGTGTGGGAGCGGCTGCAGGAGGTCGAGCCGGGGCACATGTGGTGGATCCGCTCCCAGCTGCGGGAGACGCTGATCGCCGATGTCCGGGACCGGCTGCGTCGCTCCTGGCTGGAGCGTGGCGCGTCCGAGGCCGAACTCGGCTGGATCGCAACGGCTTTCGATCCGTCGGTGCTGACCGTCGGATTCGCGCGACGGGTGCCGACGTACAAGCGGCTGACGCTGATGCTGCGCGATCCTGAGCGGTTGGAGAAACTGCTGCTCGACGAGAAGCGGCCGGTGCAGTTGATCGTGGCGGGCAAGTCGCACCCGGCCGACGACGGTGGTAAGGCACTCATCCAGCAGATCGTGCGGTTCGCCGACCGCCCGGAGGTGCGGCACCGGATCGCGTTCCTACCGGACTACGACATGTCGATGGCCCGGCTGCTGTACTGGGGTTGCGACGTCTGGCTCAACAATCCGCTGCGGCCGTTGGAGGCCTGCGGCACATCGGGGATGAAGAGTGCGCTCAACGGCGGGCTGAACCTCTCGATCCGGGACGGCTGGTGGGACGAGTGGTACGACGGCGAGAACGGATGGGAGATCCCGACCGCCGACGGAGTGGAGGACGAGGCCCGGCGCGACGACCTGGAGGCCGCCGCTCTCTACGACCTGCTCGAACACGCTGTCACGCCCAAGTTCTACGAGCGCGACGAGCATGGGGTGCCGACCCGCTGGGTCGAGATGGTGCGTCACACGTTGCAGGTGCTGGGGCCGAAGGTGCTGGCCTCGCGGATGGTGCGCGACTACACCGAGAGGTACTACCTGCCTGCGGCGCAGTCGTTGCGAGAGACCGTCGAGGCCACCTCGGGCGAGCCGTTCGGTGCGGCGAGGGAATTGGCCACCTACCGGCGCCGCGCCCAGGAGGCCTGGCCGAAGATCCAGATCACCGATGTGGACAGCTACGGCTTGCCCGACACGCCATTGCTGGGGTCTCAGCTGACGCTGACCGCCACGGTGCAGTTGGCCGGCCTGCGGCCCGACGAGGTGACGGTGCAGGCCGTGCTGGGCCGGGTGGACGCCGGTGACGTGATCCTGAATCCGGTGACCGTACCGATGGCGCACACCGGCTCTGCCGACGGAGGTACCGAGGTGTTCTCGACCAGCACGCCGCTGCCGGTGGCCGGGCCGGTGGGCTACACCGTGCGGGTTCTGCCGCACCACCGGCTGCTGACCGCCGACAACGAGCTCGGCCTGGTGGCGCTGGCTTGA
- a CDS encoding Vgb family protein: MSKALKVSLDGGPYALAAGSDGAMWVTLVHGGAIARVSASGEVSTYSIGENSRPSIITAGPDGALWFTRAGDDHIGRITTAGELSSFELPGGSAPFGITAGPDGALWFTTMSSGEIGRIDTDGEITTAATVGGMPSMITQGPDGALWFTLNETGAVGRLTVDGSLKVRELPTAAAGPVGIAATHDDAVWFTEIRADKIGRIPVNDAIQELDLPGKPHAVVADPTDGVWVSLWGADQIARISGDGDVVTIDLPPGSEPHGLAIGPDGACWVALECGFVLKMPT, from the coding sequence TTGAGTAAGGCGCTCAAAGTCTCCCTGGACGGAGGACCGTACGCGCTGGCGGCCGGAAGCGACGGTGCGATGTGGGTGACCCTGGTGCACGGTGGCGCCATCGCCCGGGTCTCGGCCAGCGGTGAGGTCAGCACGTACTCGATCGGAGAAAACTCGCGCCCGTCGATCATCACCGCCGGGCCGGACGGGGCACTCTGGTTCACCCGGGCAGGCGACGATCACATCGGCCGGATCACCACGGCGGGGGAGCTGAGCTCCTTCGAATTGCCCGGGGGCAGTGCGCCTTTCGGGATCACCGCGGGTCCCGACGGGGCATTGTGGTTCACCACGATGTCGTCGGGTGAGATCGGCAGAATCGATACCGACGGTGAGATCACCACGGCGGCCACGGTCGGCGGGATGCCCTCCATGATCACCCAGGGGCCCGACGGTGCGTTGTGGTTCACGCTCAACGAGACCGGTGCGGTGGGTCGGCTGACCGTGGACGGATCTCTCAAGGTGCGCGAGTTGCCCACTGCCGCAGCCGGTCCCGTCGGCATCGCGGCCACCCACGACGACGCCGTGTGGTTCACCGAGATCCGTGCCGACAAGATCGGCAGAATACCGGTCAACGACGCCATCCAGGAATTGGACCTGCCGGGCAAACCGCATGCAGTGGTCGCCGACCCGACCGACGGGGTGTGGGTGAGCCTGTGGGGTGCCGATCAGATCGCCAGGATCAGTGGGGACGGGGACGTGGTGACCATCGACCTGCCGCCCGGCAGCGAACCGCACGGGTTGGCGATCGGTCCGGACGGCGCCTGCTGGGTGGCGCTTGAGTGTGGATTCGTCCTGAAAATGCCCACCTGA
- a CDS encoding MspA family porin, which yields MVPASADPVVTPDVETVADVVPAPGEPAAADLVESTPPTHLKTPDGWNLTVSASDETQAAVAPLTTAVSSREYVVGGTYRGSMAGPGGDDPRGTLEAGYQIGCGIDMSTSNGVSLTGTAGLNSSIGVLGTDVVSPWPEGILPGVGANIGGGITIGLKPGIINLIPVAEKEFKGTEPWVMISNFRVKIDGCVGQSFIRSYTVLTRSTDQSEAVLAWYGTTKVV from the coding sequence GTGGTGCCTGCCTCGGCCGATCCCGTCGTCACCCCCGACGTCGAGACCGTCGCCGATGTCGTGCCCGCACCGGGCGAACCCGCCGCCGCCGACCTCGTCGAGTCGACGCCGCCGACGCACCTCAAGACCCCGGACGGCTGGAATCTGACGGTGTCGGCCAGTGACGAGACGCAGGCCGCGGTGGCTCCGCTGACCACCGCGGTGTCCTCGCGCGAGTACGTGGTCGGCGGCACCTATCGCGGCTCGATGGCCGGACCCGGCGGCGACGATCCGCGCGGCACGCTGGAGGCCGGCTATCAAATCGGGTGTGGTATCGACATGAGCACCTCCAACGGTGTCTCGTTGACCGGCACCGCGGGCCTCAACAGCTCCATCGGGGTTCTCGGCACCGATGTGGTCTCACCCTGGCCAGAGGGCATCCTGCCGGGTGTCGGCGCGAACATCGGCGGCGGCATCACGATCGGTCTCAAACCGGGCATCATCAACCTGATCCCGGTGGCCGAGAAGGAGTTCAAGGGCACCGAGCCGTGGGTGATGATCAGCAACTTCCGGGTGAAGATCGACGGCTGCGTGGGTCAGTCGTTCATCCGGTCCTATACCGTGCTGACCCGCTCGACCGACCAGTCCGAGGCGGTGCTGGCCTGGTACGGCACCACGAAGGTGGTCTGA
- a CDS encoding neutral zinc metallopeptidase yields MSRRTLFGIALTVCTVLSLAGCSSLVGGTAVSVFADPFSVAGMPATDGSSGLRPNAEQPSRQVKNTDGGKADNLAASAVSDLEEFWSDAYAEAFDGEFQPVRALISWDAEGFDGQFCGMDTYGLVNAAFCKPDRTIGWDRGVLIPGLRQQNGDMGAVMVLAHEYGHAIQQQAGLITRQTPTLVAEQQADCLAGTYMRWVAQGDSPRFTLSTADGLNNLLAAVIAFRDPLLTEAEAQVGIDEHGSAFERISAFQFGFTDGPAACAAIDVKEINQRRGDLPVLLPEDQSGDLDITERWVRSMVDALNIIFKPTDPPQLNFRPDAAVDCPSARPSPPASYCPDTNSIVIDLAELQALAAPSDEVDVGDLAGGDNTAFSVLISRYMLALQHARGLVLDNAEAALRTACLTGVATARMIKPVKLPNGDTILLTAGDVDEAVSGILTNGLAASDVNGESVPSGFARIDAFRVGILGDEQRCLKRFA; encoded by the coding sequence ATGAGCCGACGCACCCTGTTCGGCATCGCGCTGACAGTGTGCACGGTGTTGTCGCTGGCCGGGTGCTCGTCTCTGGTCGGCGGCACGGCGGTATCGGTGTTCGCCGATCCCTTCTCGGTCGCCGGCATGCCTGCCACCGACGGCTCCAGCGGGCTGCGTCCCAACGCCGAGCAACCTTCGCGCCAGGTCAAGAACACCGACGGCGGCAAGGCCGACAACCTCGCGGCCAGTGCCGTCAGCGATCTCGAAGAGTTCTGGTCGGACGCCTACGCCGAGGCGTTCGACGGTGAATTCCAGCCGGTGCGGGCGCTGATCTCCTGGGACGCCGAGGGTTTCGACGGGCAGTTCTGCGGCATGGACACCTACGGTCTGGTCAATGCCGCGTTCTGCAAACCGGACCGGACCATCGGCTGGGACCGCGGCGTGCTGATTCCCGGCCTGCGCCAGCAGAACGGCGACATGGGAGCCGTCATGGTGCTCGCACACGAGTACGGCCACGCCATCCAGCAGCAGGCCGGGCTGATCACCCGCCAGACACCCACCCTGGTCGCCGAACAGCAGGCCGACTGCCTGGCGGGCACCTACATGCGATGGGTGGCCCAGGGCGATTCCCCGCGGTTCACGCTCAGTACTGCCGACGGGCTCAACAACCTGCTGGCCGCGGTGATCGCGTTCCGGGACCCGCTGCTCACCGAGGCCGAAGCTCAGGTCGGGATCGACGAGCACGGATCGGCGTTCGAACGGATCTCGGCGTTCCAGTTCGGATTCACCGACGGCCCGGCGGCCTGCGCCGCGATCGACGTCAAGGAGATCAACCAGCGGCGTGGCGACCTGCCGGTCCTGCTGCCCGAGGATCAGAGCGGCGACCTGGACATCACCGAACGCTGGGTCCGCTCGATGGTCGACGCGCTCAACATCATCTTCAAACCCACCGATCCCCCGCAGCTCAACTTCCGGCCCGACGCCGCGGTGGACTGTCCGAGCGCGCGGCCCAGCCCGCCGGCGTCCTATTGCCCGGACACCAACAGCATCGTGATCGACCTGGCCGAATTGCAGGCGCTCGCAGCGCCGTCCGACGAGGTCGACGTCGGCGACCTGGCCGGCGGCGACAACACCGCCTTCTCCGTCCTGATCTCCCGCTACATGCTGGCCCTGCAGCATGCCCGCGGCCTGGTGCTCGACAACGCGGAGGCGGCGCTGCGCACCGCCTGTCTGACCGGGGTGGCCACCGCCAGGATGATCAAGCCGGTGAAGCTGCCCAACGGCGACACCATTCTGCTGACCGCCGGTGATGTCGACGAGGCGGTGTCGGGCATCCTCACCAACGGGTTGGCGGCCAGTGACGTGAACGGCGAGTCGGTGCCGTCGGGGTTCGCCCGCATCGACGCGTTCCGGGTCGGCATCCTCGGCGACGAGCAACGTTGCCTCAAGCGGTTCGCCTGA
- a CDS encoding ATP-dependent DNA helicase: MTTKSKPSREVANVVTNLLKIAVKGLGGASRPGQVEMAEAVANAFESGEHLAVQAGTGTGKSLAYLVPSIARALQTEQPVVVSTATIALQRQLVDRDLPRLVNSLADALPRKPTFALLKGRGNYLCLNKIHNGSAEDPADRPQDELFSPMAISAMGRDVQRLTEWSSDTETGDRDELTPGVPDRSWSQVSVSARECIGVSRCQFGTDCFAERAREKAGAADVVVTNHALLAIDALSEFSVLPEYELLVVDEAHELADRVTGVATAELSATSMGVAHRRMSRLVDDELAQRFEAAVATLTSLLHELDAGRIDVLDEELGVYLTALRDAANAARTAIDTTPSDPQAASARTEAVTALSDVSDTATRILTSFVPPIPDRVDVVWVAREESANATRVILRVAPMSVAGLLRTRLFANTTAVLTSATLTLGGNFDAMARNWGLGGLGDAGEPAKPGGAGAPAKPGWRGLDVGSPFDHAKSAILYVAKHLPAPGRDGTDARTLDEIEGLITAAGGRTLGLFSSMRAAKAAAEVMRERLSTPVLCQGEDTTSALVQQFSDDPETSLFGTLSLWQGVDVPGPSLSLVLIDRIPFPRPDDPLLTARQRAISAHGGNGFMAIAANHAALLLAQGTGRLLRHTDDRGVIAVLDSRLATARYGGYLRSSLPPFWSTTDPERVRQSLKRLRGAG; encoded by the coding sequence ATGACGACGAAATCGAAGCCATCCCGTGAGGTGGCCAACGTGGTGACCAATCTGCTCAAGATCGCCGTCAAAGGGCTCGGCGGTGCCAGCCGTCCCGGCCAGGTGGAGATGGCCGAGGCCGTGGCCAACGCCTTCGAGTCCGGTGAGCACCTGGCGGTGCAGGCCGGCACCGGCACCGGCAAGTCGCTTGCCTACCTGGTGCCGTCGATCGCCCGCGCCCTGCAGACCGAGCAACCGGTGGTGGTGTCGACGGCCACGATCGCACTGCAACGTCAACTGGTGGACCGCGACCTGCCCCGGCTGGTGAACTCGCTGGCTGACGCGCTGCCCCGCAAACCTACCTTCGCCTTGCTCAAGGGGCGAGGAAACTATCTGTGCCTCAACAAGATTCACAATGGGTCAGCCGAAGATCCGGCGGACCGTCCACAGGACGAACTGTTCTCGCCGATGGCGATCAGCGCCATGGGCCGCGATGTGCAGCGGCTGACCGAGTGGTCCTCGGACACCGAGACCGGTGACCGCGACGAGCTGACTCCCGGCGTGCCGGACCGGTCGTGGTCTCAGGTCAGCGTGTCGGCACGCGAATGCATCGGGGTGTCGCGGTGCCAGTTCGGCACCGACTGCTTCGCCGAGCGGGCCAGGGAGAAGGCCGGTGCCGCCGACGTCGTCGTCACCAATCACGCCCTGCTGGCCATCGATGCGCTCTCCGAATTCTCGGTACTGCCCGAGTACGAACTGCTGGTGGTCGACGAGGCCCACGAACTGGCCGACCGGGTGACCGGGGTGGCCACCGCCGAGTTGTCGGCCACGTCCATGGGGGTGGCGCACCGCAGGATGTCGCGGCTCGTCGATGACGAACTGGCGCAACGCTTCGAGGCCGCCGTCGCGACGTTGACCTCGCTGCTGCACGAACTCGACGCCGGCCGTATCGACGTGCTCGACGAGGAACTGGGCGTCTATCTGACCGCGCTGCGCGACGCGGCCAACGCGGCGCGCACGGCGATCGACACCACCCCGAGTGACCCGCAGGCGGCCTCGGCCCGCACCGAGGCCGTCACCGCGCTGAGCGACGTCAGCGACACCGCCACCCGCATCCTCACATCGTTCGTCCCACCCATCCCCGACCGCGTCGACGTGGTCTGGGTGGCCCGGGAAGAAAGCGCGAACGCCACCCGGGTGATCTTGCGAGTCGCCCCGATGTCGGTCGCCGGGCTGTTGCGCACCAGGCTGTTCGCCAACACCACCGCGGTGTTGACCTCGGCGACGCTGACCCTGGGCGGCAACTTCGACGCGATGGCGCGCAACTGGGGGCTGGGCGGCCTCGGCGATGCCGGCGAGCCGGCCAAACCGGGCGGGGCCGGCGCACCCGCCAAACCGGGCTGGCGCGGCTTGGACGTGGGGTCACCGTTCGACCACGCCAAATCCGCAATCCTCTACGTAGCCAAGCATTTACCGGCGCCGGGGCGAGACGGCACCGATGCCCGGACCCTGGACGAGATCGAGGGACTGATCACCGCCGCCGGTGGCCGCACCCTGGGCCTGTTCTCCTCGATGCGCGCGGCCAAGGCCGCTGCCGAGGTCATGCGCGAGCGCCTGTCCACCCCGGTGCTCTGCCAGGGTGAGGATACGACTTCGGCTTTGGTGCAACAGTTTTCCGACGATCCCGAGACCTCCCTGTTCGGCACCCTGTCGCTGTGGCAGGGCGTGGACGTCCCGGGGCCGTCGCTGTCACTGGTGCTGATCGATCGGATTCCCTTCCCGCGCCCGGACGATCCGCTGTTGACCGCGCGGCAACGGGCGATCAGCGCGCACGGCGGCAACGGCTTCATGGCGATCGCCGCCAATCACGCCGCGCTGCTGCTGGCCCAGGGCACCGGACGGCTGCTGCGCCACACCGACGATCGGGGCGTGATCGCGGTGCTGGACTCCCGGTTGGCGACCGCCCGCTACGGCGGGTACCTGCGATCGTCATTGCCGCCGTTCTGGTCCACCACCGATCCTGAGCGGGTACGTCAGTCGCTGAAGCGGCTTCGGGGAGCGGGCTGA